In a single window of the Elaeis guineensis isolate ETL-2024a chromosome 8, EG11, whole genome shotgun sequence genome:
- the LOC105051956 gene encoding uncharacterized protein isoform X2, whose translation MGSAPATKIRTPSILMKREALLLPSLSPNSINPRFTSDLNPNFLSFSVDGATEDAALLQAEILSREEVLRRRSRRVKQLERCYRRQYWALAEEFRAKHREYCWTFGVRPLEEGGGPGLGKDASPAAAGREGSRENGVAWKGFGSRCGFAGCRSRAMPLTRFCHPHILSDGRQTLYKACTFVVKSCRKLERKTRLVHQMVTHQLHDRIDPTLAFARLLYHFGSKELSRCYHVCFITSKVWQILVR comes from the exons ATGGGCTCTGCCCCCGCCACCAAAATCCGCACCCCCTCCATCCTTATGAAGCGAGAAGCCCTTCTGCTTCCCTCCCTCTCCCCAAACTCTATAAACCCTAGATTCACCTCCGATCTCAATCCCAACTTCCTTTCCTTCTCCGTCGATGGCGCCACCGAGGACGCGGCGCTCCTTCAAGCGGAGATCCTCTCCCGGGAGGAGGTCCTCCGCCGCCGCTCCCGCCGGGTCAAGCAACTCGAGAGGTGCTACCGCCGCCAGTACTGGGCCCTGGCCGAGGAGTTCAGGGCCAAGCACCGGGAGTACTGCTGGACCTTCGGGGTCAGGCCCCTGGAGGAAGGTGGGGGACCGGGGCTCGGGAAGGATGCCTCACCGGCGGCAGCAGGGAGGGAAGGGAGCAGGGAGAATGGGGTGGCGTGGAAGGGATTCGGGAGTCGGTGCGGGTTCGCAGGGTGCAGGTCGAGGGCGATGCCCCTGACGAGGTTTTGCCATCCCCACATACTCTCCGATGGCAGGCAGACGCTTTACAAAGCTTGCACTTTTGTTGTCAAGAG TTGCAGAAAATTGGAAAGGAAAACTCGGCTGGTCCATCAGATGGTGACTCATCAGTTACATGACCGCATTGATCCAACTTTGGCATTTGCAAGGCTTTTGTACCATTTTGGGTCAAAAGAATTGTCGAGATGTTATCACGTGTGCTTCATTACATCAAAAGTTTGGCAGATTTTGGTGAGATAA
- the LOC105051956 gene encoding uncharacterized protein isoform X3 — protein sequence MGSAPATKIRTPSILMKREALLLPSLSPNSINPRFTSDLNPNFLSFSVDGATEDAALLQAEILSREEVLRRRSRRVKQLERCYRRQYWALAEEFRAKHREYCWTFGVRPLEEGGGPGLGKDASPAAAGREGSRENGVAWKGFGSRCGFAGCRSRAMPLTRFCHPHILSDGRQTLYKACTFVVKRKLERKTRLVHQMVTHQLHDRIDPTLAFARLLYHFGSKELSRCYHVCFITSKVWQILVR from the exons ATGGGCTCTGCCCCCGCCACCAAAATCCGCACCCCCTCCATCCTTATGAAGCGAGAAGCCCTTCTGCTTCCCTCCCTCTCCCCAAACTCTATAAACCCTAGATTCACCTCCGATCTCAATCCCAACTTCCTTTCCTTCTCCGTCGATGGCGCCACCGAGGACGCGGCGCTCCTTCAAGCGGAGATCCTCTCCCGGGAGGAGGTCCTCCGCCGCCGCTCCCGCCGGGTCAAGCAACTCGAGAGGTGCTACCGCCGCCAGTACTGGGCCCTGGCCGAGGAGTTCAGGGCCAAGCACCGGGAGTACTGCTGGACCTTCGGGGTCAGGCCCCTGGAGGAAGGTGGGGGACCGGGGCTCGGGAAGGATGCCTCACCGGCGGCAGCAGGGAGGGAAGGGAGCAGGGAGAATGGGGTGGCGTGGAAGGGATTCGGGAGTCGGTGCGGGTTCGCAGGGTGCAGGTCGAGGGCGATGCCCCTGACGAGGTTTTGCCATCCCCACATACTCTCCGATGGCAGGCAGACGCTTTACAAAGCTTGCACTTTTGTTGTCAAGAG AAAATTGGAAAGGAAAACTCGGCTGGTCCATCAGATGGTGACTCATCAGTTACATGACCGCATTGATCCAACTTTGGCATTTGCAAGGCTTTTGTACCATTTTGGGTCAAAAGAATTGTCGAGATGTTATCACGTGTGCTTCATTACATCAAAAGTTTGGCAGATTTTGGTGAGATAA
- the LOC105051956 gene encoding uncharacterized protein isoform X1: MGSAPATKIRTPSILMKREALLLPSLSPNSINPRFTSDLNPNFLSFSVDGATEDAALLQAEILSREEVLRRRSRRVKQLERCYRRQYWALAEEFRAKHREYCWTFGVRPLEEGGGPGLGKDASPAAAGREGSRENGVAWKGFGSRCGFAGCRSRAMPLTRFCHPHILSDGRQTLYKACTFVVKSAPTGSIICGKPVLRAEVPSLCSMHFKRAQKSVSQALKKAGLNLLTSSKSTPNFHVIIAECIHQIQSKRRAALGTAAENIAVKDENVG, from the exons ATGGGCTCTGCCCCCGCCACCAAAATCCGCACCCCCTCCATCCTTATGAAGCGAGAAGCCCTTCTGCTTCCCTCCCTCTCCCCAAACTCTATAAACCCTAGATTCACCTCCGATCTCAATCCCAACTTCCTTTCCTTCTCCGTCGATGGCGCCACCGAGGACGCGGCGCTCCTTCAAGCGGAGATCCTCTCCCGGGAGGAGGTCCTCCGCCGCCGCTCCCGCCGGGTCAAGCAACTCGAGAGGTGCTACCGCCGCCAGTACTGGGCCCTGGCCGAGGAGTTCAGGGCCAAGCACCGGGAGTACTGCTGGACCTTCGGGGTCAGGCCCCTGGAGGAAGGTGGGGGACCGGGGCTCGGGAAGGATGCCTCACCGGCGGCAGCAGGGAGGGAAGGGAGCAGGGAGAATGGGGTGGCGTGGAAGGGATTCGGGAGTCGGTGCGGGTTCGCAGGGTGCAGGTCGAGGGCGATGCCCCTGACGAGGTTTTGCCATCCCCACATACTCTCCGATGGCAGGCAGACGCTTTACAAAGCTTGCACTTTTGTTGTCAAGAG TGCACCAACCGGATCAATCATTTGCGGGAAGCCGGTTCTTAGAGCGGAAGTTCCCTCTCTGTGCTCCATGCACTTCAAGAGGGCTCAGAAGAGTGTATCGCAAGCTCTAAAGAAGGCAGGCCTCAACTTACTCACTTCGAGCAAGTCTACCCCAAATTTTCATGTTATAATTGCAGAATGTATCCACCAAATTCAATCCAAAAGAAGAGCAGCATTGGGCACTGCTGCCGAGAACATTGCTGTCAAGGATGAGAATGTTGGTTGA